ATCCTTCGATCAATTCcaaaaggaaaagtccagggAAAAGCTAAAGAAGAGTCAACTGGTTGATTTCTATTTTCTGAGTAGGAAGCTGAAGAATTTAATACCTGGGGAGAACTTGTTTGTGTGCTACACTTTACGGGACTTTCAGGAgacataactatgtagcttttgcGCTTTCTCCGGGACTCCCGGCAAACAGGAATGGTTCGTTCTACCACACTGCACTCTGAAGACACTGGAGAAATGCTTCCATCTCGAGAAGTAAAATTGCagttggaattattttcttgtccAGCATCTAGACCCTTTTCTGGTTGGCTGTTGGGTGTATTCCATAAAATGCTTGATTTCATGAACTCTGAGCAGGTGCTAGCAACACTGAACATTTGCATGTAGCTGGCGGCAGCGAGAACATCAATAATATTTTCTGTGTTAATGGACAGAGTGGCTGTGTAAGCATATTCTAAAAGGGGTATAAAGCCAGTCACTGTAACATGATGTAAATCCAAGACGTTCTTGTTCTCATCCTCAGCTTGGCCCACAAGTTTGGTGCGAAAGAAATCACTGCAAGCTGCTAAGACCACCTTATGTGCCCGGAAGATTTTGTCCTGGACACGTATAGTGATATCACAAAAATGTCCATCATTTCGTAGCATATTTAGCTTTCCAAGCATTTCCTGGCTGTGGGAAGAGGAGCTATGAGTAAATGTTTTCACacccatcttctcctttctcttctacagATGCTCTTCAAGGATGCAAATGAATCAGAAGtgtcctaaaaaaaaaatacatacagtaaAGCATTAATTGATGGTGCAGTAGTTAAAAATGGAAAGTTATTTAGATTGTTTTCTTGAGGCCACTGAGCTaaataaaaatgctgaaagatGGCAGTGAGAGAAAATTCAAGGTAGAGAATGTATTAAAATACATTCCCCTTACCTGCCCCCCAAACTATCAAATCAGTGGAGTTTCTGAGTTCATGTTTTTAAAGAGTTGCATAGTTTGACTAATAATAGTTtataaataatgacaattaaagaGTGCTTTCTATGTGCCCgacactgttctaaatgcttccCCTTTGATAATTTATTTGATCATTACGGTATCCCTGTCAGGTAGGTACATTATTCTCCCCACTTAAAAACAAAGGGTTAAATACCAACAATAGCATGCAGCACAGACTTCTAACAAAGTGCTCTCTGAGAGCAAATAATGGAATGCCTAATTTTGATGTTCAAGGTGGAATAGACATCACAGGGGAGATGCTATTTGGACAGGGCCTAATGAAAGTAGattgaagctgtatatactccagaaaaacacgttcttaaatttaatccattcctgtgggtgtgagaccattgtaagcaggacattttgatgaggttac
This genomic stretch from Choloepus didactylus isolate mChoDid1 chromosome 6, mChoDid1.pri, whole genome shotgun sequence harbors:
- the ZBTB44 gene encoding zinc finger and BTB domain-containing protein 44 isoform X4 — encoded protein: MGVKTFTHSSSSHSQEMLGKLNMLRNDGHFCDITIRVQDKIFRAHKVVLAACSDFFRTKLVGQAEDENKNVLDLHHVTVTGFIPLLEYAYTATLSINTENIIDVLAAASYMQMFSVASTCSEFMKSSILWNTPNSQPEKGLDAGQENNSNCNFTSRDGSISPVSSECSVVERTIPVCRESRRKRKSYIVMSPESPVKCSTQTSSPQVLNSSASYSENRNQPVDSSLAFPWTFPFGIDRRIQPEKVKQAENTRTLELPGPSEPGRRVADYVTCESTKSSLPLGTDEDVQVKVERLSDEEVHEEVSQPVSASQSSLSDQQTVPGSEQVQEDLLISPQSSSIGSVDEGVTEGLPSLQSTSGTNAHADDDDRLENVQYPYQLYIAPSTSSTERPSPNGPDRPFQCPTCGVRFTRIQNLKQHMLIHSGIKPFQCDRCGKKFTRAYSLKMHRLKHEVIS